The nucleotide sequence tctgtaaccatgaaatctctacatgCTGGAGCTATTGAGTAGTGATCCGTGTTAGAAACCATATCTAGGCttcatgcttattctgttgggacccgcTGAGTTCATTTCTGTTGTTGAACTATTTgattaaattataatttaatactcagtcatgttcattcatttcatatcatatctcagtctctgttgctatttattgacacatcatattattattttggtctagtttcatggcattgtgagctcgagagaatggagagattgatgactgagtaaggccgatggcctgattatgagtgacatttatgggatcgggctgcacaccgcattGGGTTTTACTGatttattatagcgcttgggctgaagaagtCCCTACGGAgtatgtacacacccccaatgaacGCAATtgatttatatttggggatggatcttccctgcgCTGTATTGGCCTTATACACTACTGAGTGACTGACATGTAGTTTCTATGTATATATTCGGGATTGATCTTCCCTGGGCtgaattggccatatacaatactgagtgattgagcatgataaATGAAATgtgtgagacaatgagattgagtactctcaGAGTgtaagtacatgagttcatctctgagatacattacATTGACATGCATAAATAACATACAGgaatagagatgcatttttctcatgttgtacggtatcatgtCATTCCTGACCTCTCATACAtgttgacatataggcatagagatgtatttttctcatgccaaTTGAAAATGAAACACTTACCTATTGAAcgctttttggaaaaaattacaaATTTCAAACCTACTCATATTGGCAATTTCAATAAAAGATTAGGATTTTCATTGATTTACTTTAAAAGTAGACCTATTTTCTTGAACTATGAATGAGCCGAGCATTTTCTCTGCGAGtacttcttttattgcttttaatttattatgttgttatgaactgttgttggctattggtgttggactccgatCTTTGTTCCAGCTCAtcattactttcaacctaaggttaggtttgttacttattgagtacatggggtcggttgtactcatgctacacttctgcaccttgcgtgcatatgTTGGATACTGATGTTGCTGTATTCGATAGGAGCTAGATTTGAAGATATACCTGTATTCCgcttatagctgcctcttgttcatggtagctctagacttatgaaagatctgttcatgtatatttcaaacaaatgatgtacCTTATTttataccagttttgtaaattctaaatcttggatgctcatgatttgtactaccagtccttggaaaatgtataaaattcagattttttttacttatttgtcTTATTAgattttattggaattggataattatttattGGCTTACTTATCGGgtcgggttaggtgccatcacgactagtcagattttgggtcgtgacataatatCACAAtcattacaacaacaataacaacatcccagtataatcccacaagtggggtctggggagggtaatatgtacgcagaccttacccctaccccgagggcagagaggctgtttccaggagaccctcagctcaagagagcaacaagatacaatatattagtactatcaatagactcataataaaacatataatacataacataaaataaaaataacaacaatatcagaaatataggaaatacgaaaatGATGGAGAAAAGGATGTAAGGTATACTAATATCTAACAGATATAGCGCTACATCAGTAGCTGAtcagtagcatcctaagactaactcctaaatggttagtctcactctagtgcacTGTATTAATATTCACAAACTACcctctaacctacaaccttaatgctcgacctccacaattccctgtcaagggtcatgtcctcggaaatcctAAGTCGTACCATGTCCTGCTTGATCACctccccccaatacttcttaggcctccctctaccTCCCCTCGTGCCCACCACctccagtcgctcacacctcctcactggtgcatcagtgctcatcctctgaatgtgcccgaaccatttgagtcttgcttcccgcatcttgtcctccatgggagccacgcccaccttctctcgaatatcttcattcctaatcttgtccatccttgtatgcccacacatccacctcagcatcctcatctctgctactttcatcttctggatgtgtgaatttttaaccggccaacactcggtcccatacaatatagcaggcctaaccactgctctataaaacttacctttagtaatggtggcactttcttgtcacacaagacttccgttgctaacctccacttcatccaccccacccctatacgatgtgtgacatcctcatcaatctccccggtcccctgaataactgacccaaggtacttgaaactaccactcttagggatgacttgcgagtcgagcctcacttccactcctgcTTCCGTCGGCtcgaccccaaatttgcactcgaggtatccAGTCTTCATCCTGCTCAGCCTGAAACCTTTAAACTCAAGGGCATGtatccaaatctctagcctctcgttgactcCGCGTCGTGTCTCGTAAATTAGGACTATATCATccgcaaatagcatgcaccatggcacctccccttgaatataaTGCGTTatggcatccatcaccagggcaaataggaaagggctgaacgcagacccttggtgcaaccccgtaacaacCGGAAAATGGTCGGAGTCTCCTCCTactatcctaacccgagtcttagatccatcatacatgtctttaatctccctaatatagtcaaccgggacccTTTAACCTCTAGGCATCTCCATaggacctccctaggaaccctgtcgtacgttttttctagatcgataaacaccataTGGAggtccttcttcttatccctgtattgttccatcatcctcctaataaggtggatagcttctgtggtagatcgcccgacatgaacccgaactggttatcTGAAATAGataccgtccttcgcactctcatttctaccactctctcccagactttcatggtatgactcagtaatttgatgcccctatagttgttacaactctgcacatcgcctttgttcttatatagcggaaccattgtactccacctccactcttcaggcatcttaTTATtcttgaatataacattaaacaacctagtaagtcattccaagcctgctctacccacacactttTAAAGTTCAaacggaatttcgtctggcccggtagctctgcccctcctcatcttacgcattgcctgcATGACCTCGTCGACCTCAATATCCCTACAATAACTTAATTCATGGGGGCTGTTGGcattcctcaattcacctagcacaatatcttgatccccttcttcatttagaagtttatgaaagtaggtccgccatctcctcttaatctggtcatcccccatcaaaactttgtcgtcatcatcttttatgcacctcacttggtccagatctcgagccgtcctctctctcaccttagcgagttggaataacttcttctcccctccTTTATTCCCTAGTTCCTCATATAGACAAGCAAAAGCTGCTGTCTTAGCCTCCAttactgccatcttcgcctccttcatagctaccttatatctctcactgttcgctctcttctcctcctctccaGAGCTCCCTACGAACCGCATGTACGctgccttcttcgcttccactttatcttggacaactgcattctaccaccagtctcctttgtggcgATCGGTGCGTCCTGAAGATagccctaacacctctctcgccgccttcctTATACAATCAGCCGTCGTCAACCACATAGTGTTTgtgtccccactacttctccaagctcccattgccgataaaCTACCTTCCAACTCttgagctttatccttagtcaaagcaccccacctaatcctcggacagcctcgtactgacctcttcttcctccttatcctaataccaatgtccatcaccaaaagcctatgttgcgttgctagggtctcacctgggataactttgcaatcctcgcacaaccttctgtcgcatctcctgaggaggagatagtcaatgtGAGTCTTCGCCATCGAACTTttgtaagtaaccaaatgttcatcccgcttcgGAAAACTTGAGTTTGCAATCACTAGATCGAatgccttggcaaagtccaacaacgaagtgcCCCCTCCGTTTCTCTCCCCAAcaccaaagccgccatgcacctcagtataaCCAACTACAGACGACctaatatgaccattgaaatctcctcctatgaataacctctccgaaggcggaatactacgaacgatgtcatccaacccctcccaaaaacGCCTTTTAATCTCCTCATCCAAGCCTACTTGCGGcgcgtacgcgctaacgacatttaaagtacactcactcaccaccaatttaatagtcattagtctatcattcacccgcTTGACCTCTACCACCGACTCTCTAAGATGGTTATCTActaggatacccactccattcttacccctcaggactCCAGAGTACCataacttatacccatccacatttttcgccctcgatccaacccacctagtctcctggacacacgctatattaatcttcctcttctgtaGTATCTTgaccaactctatagacttactcgttagcgaacctatgttccatgacccgattctcaaccgataggctcccttgccccctctacctcccctaCCTCCCATCCCACACCCTGACCCCGGCCCCACTCTCTGtcccacccgaggacatgcccttaaTCTATCATCCCAGATTGCAGCCACTAAGACTACGACAAATCTCAAGAAGACTCACTAGTGCACAACAAACAACGAATCCaactagaaggaaacaagtgaCTACAAGTACACTAGTTGAATGATTGAACTATTGTGAACCAAAGTAACCtcaatttagctaacaccaaaagggaaacagtagaacgggaggtaccaactcccgagaACCAAACCTGTGTTGATTTGTTGTACTTGATGTAGTTGTACACTCGCGCACCGCTTCCCACCGCCCGTTGCGGATGCTCGTCCTGGTTGCTCTCCTTTGCTAGTGCTCGAGCGCCCAACTTCTCTCCACAACTTCGAGAATTTCcctgaaaacacagaaaataccacgacccGAAAACCAAAAAAGGACTGTCACCACTATCACTGGTGTAGCCCTGATAGTAGTAGGGGAAATGTAAGGAAAAAGCAGAGAACTACACAAATATCTAATGAAATATATTGCCAGAACACTTGATAACTACTATAAATTAAGAAATAATGAGTATTCttctataaattaaataaatcgAAATTATACTAGATGAAATAGAACCTCAAGTTGATTTAAAACagtcaaatatgaataaaaacTGAAACTTAACGAAAATTTCTTGAATCTAATAGTAAAAATAACCAAAACCCAGTTCAAATCAACCAAAAACCAAGTTGAATAAGATGGAATAAAGTTGAATTGATTGAAAATCCgtcaataatgaataaaatcgAAACTTTAACAAGAAATTTCAAGAATCTAACAGTAAACAAACCTGTAAGTGACGGAGCAAAGCAAgggaaaaattgaaaataaagaCAGAACGAAAAAGGACAACGACTTTAGCCAAATCAATGGATCGAAACTTTAAAAAGGCAGactatgaagaagaagaagattaatcTCTTCTAACATAACTTTTCGTTTAGTCGCCGTGAAGTCACCGCAGGCGCTCCTCTTTACGAAAGAGGAAAAATGCTTGGAAATTTGGCATATTCTATGCAGCAACGTCTAAGTTTACTGTTACTAATTTGAAAACGGAACCAAAACAACGAGTAGAAGGATATTCCAATCTAGATCTCGAGTGAGAAACCCAAAAAAAAGACGAGGAAAGTGATCAGTAAGGATTAAGGAGGGAGCTGACCCGGTCGGGCTGGCACTAATTAAATCGGTCGGAAACCATACAGACCAAGCCAGGTTGTAACAATATGAATGGTTTTCATTACCATAGGCATATATCACAATCATTGTTGCATATATTTATGTATTCGTACTATAGACCTTCATATTTGTTAATCTCTAGGTTTCTAGGTAATTCTCTTGTACCTTCTTTTACTTCTAGTTTAAGTGCTTGCCATGGCAATTCGGAATCAAGAAAACTTAGTTTTTTATGTGTTCATCGAGAAGAAAACGGAGGATTTTAAATTTCTCTTTGTAATATTTGTGGCGGGACAAAAGATGATTTTTGCATTATGAATTGCTCATTATTGGAAGAATTAGTTCACATGGAAGAATGGAAATAATAAATCAAACAAAGTTTGACGGGCAAAAATCTGGAAAAACTTATCTCCTATCTCATTTTTGACGAAGTATGCAAGGAGATTATAATTATAATGATATTTGCAGTCCTATATATGTCGCGACAAGTGTAAGCAGGTTTGGATTTAAATCTACTATGTTGTTACTTCCTCTATTCCAATtaatgtgaacctatttcctttttggtccgtttcaaaaagaatgacccatttctaaatttgaaaataatttagcttaaacttacaattctattcttaatgagaagtttttataaccacaacAATACTCtaggcccctttttgacttgtttaagaccacaaattccaaaagccttcattttttcttaaattatgtgctcaatcaaacaagttcacataaattaaaatggaggAAGTACATTATAATAATATGGTTACAAAATATTAAAAGAGTTAAAAGGCTATACAACCCCTTAAACTTGTCCCTTTTTTTCATTTAGTCACTTGAACCAAACCTTCCGTTGGATACTTTATCTTGTTAGAAATTATACCTATTAAACCCCTCACAAATATCTGACCCAAAAATCTAAACGCGTAAAATATATACAAAGATGTAATGGAATGAAACCAATAAAAAAAACACATTAGCAAAAAATTGAAATAAGGAAAAGTGcggctctttttctttttcttcttcttcttgagggGATACAACCCACATAATAACTACACAAACTTATGTGGTGATAAGTTTTGAgaggcgttgatgccgccggcaAAGGCGCTTGACAGGGCGGCATAATAGGATCACAATCGATGACCTCTAGCCACCCTATCACTAATAGCAACTCTGCCCCCGGCATCCACCACCCATGCACTGTCCTCCATTCGACACCACCTCTGCTAAAATATGAGCTCAATAGATGAAGCTTGAAGCTTCTCCAATGGAAGCAACTGGTGCAGAATGAGATAGAGAGAGGAACAGAATTGGTAAAAATGAAATCTCTGTATTAGTTGAATATTGAAGTCTCTATATATACAATTGACTCATCTAATCTGCTCCACAACTAACTAGTGATCGCTAAGCTACAGATGGATATAATATTAGTAACTAACAACTACTAACTAACCAAGCTGGACTGCCACGTGAGATTGCACATATACATACATATCAATACTCTCTCTCAAGAGGGAGGGTGTAAAATATTGAGCACTCCCAGCTTGCCCATTAAATGAAAGTGTTGTACGTTGCTGAGCCCCTTCGTCAATAAGTCCGCTAGTTGATCTTTAGTGCCAATGAAGGTAGTGAGTATGACTCCTTGCTTGATCTTATCTCAAATAAAGTGGCACTCAATTTGATGTGCTTAGTGCGCTCATGGAAAATTGGATTTGCAGCAATCTGTATAGTAGCCTTGCGAACCACGACAGGCTGTGTAATGACAACTCCCAATTCTTGAAATAAGCCAAGTAACCATGTTACTTCAGCCACAGCAGATGCCATGCTTCGATATTCTGCCTCTGCAGAGCTCCTTGAGATAGTTTGCTGCTTCTTGGACTTCCAAGACACTAAGGATTCACCAAACTTGACAATGTAACCAGTCATAGATCTCTTAGTGTTAGGACAAGTAGCCCAGTCAGAGTCACACCAACAAGTAAGATGCTGTGTTGATTCTGCCTTCATAAATACACCTAAACCAAGTGCATTCTTGAGATACTTCACCACTCTGATGGTAGCTTCCCAATGTGATCGTTTAGGCTCTTGCATAAATTGACTGAGTCTCTACACTGTATAGCTGATATCAGGTCTGGTGATGGTCACATATAGCAATTTCCCTAGCAATCTTTGATAAGCACAAACATCCTGCAATGGCAGATCATCTATTGCACTTACTGCCTTATCATATTCCATTGTAGTCAATTTTTGGTTTGCTTCTAGTGGTGTTGCATAAGGCTTTGTTCCACTGAGTTCCATTTCTGAAATCAATTCAAGCACATACTTTATTTGATTCAACAAAATGCCCTATTGAGACCTTAAGAATTATATGTCTAAGAAGTACTTAAGCTCCCCTAGGTCCTTGACCTTGAACTTGTCATGCAGTATACTCTTAGCAATATTCACGAGCTCTTTACTACTTCCTGTGATAAGCAGATCATCCACATAGACTAAAATGATCACCACATCCTCACCCTTTTTCATGGTAAACAGAGAGTAGTCATGATTTCTCTGAGTGAAACCTGCACCTGTCAAGGCTTCAGTCAACTTAATGTTCCACTACCTAGatgcctgcttgagtccatacaAGGATTTGCGCAACATGCATACCTTTTTCTCCCCTAACTTCTAAAACCTTCTGACATCTCCATGTATACCTCCTCACATAGGTCTCCTTGCAAAAAAGTATTATAGACAACCATTTGGAACAGTTCCCAGTTCTTTGATGCTGCTAGTGCTATGATGGATCTTACTGTAACAATTTTTGCCACAGAAGAAAAGGTATCATGATAATCCAACCCTTCCTTTTGATTGTAACCTTTGGCAACTAACTTGCCTTAAAACTCTTTACTGCCTTATCTGCTTTAAACTTGATCTTGTATACCCACTTTGATCCCACAGTGTTTTTCCCTTTGGGTAAATCAACTATTTCTCACGTTTTGTTTTCTTCGAATGCTGTGATCTCTTGTTTCATTGCCTCAATCCACTTGGGGTCTTTGACAGCTTCTCTGAAGTTCTGTGGTTCAACCAAGGAAGAAAAACATGCAAGATAACTTTGATATTTAATAGAGGTGCCTGCATAGGACTAGTAATCTGACAAAGGATACAAGCTGCAATGTGACTTAGGTTTGGCCTTAGTGACGTAGTCCTTTATCCATATAAGTTGTTTGCCTTGTCTGATTGATTTTCTTACTTCTGTCTCAGTAGGCACATTAGTAGGAGCTGATGGAGTATTATCAGCAGCAGAGATATCTTCATTGTTCTCAGTATCATCTTCAGGAATGGAGGTTTCAACTTCAGGGGTCTCATTGTCCTAACATTGTGAATCAGGAACTATGCTGTCCTGGACATAAGTAGCCTCCTCTTCTCTCACTTCTGAATCAGGAACTATGCTGTCCTGGACATAAGTAGCCTCTTCTTCTCTCACTTCTGATGGACCATCAATGTCTGATGCAGCAGTTGTGTCTTGCAAAGGATGAAGCAAGATGGCATCCATGAAAATAGTATCAGGAGGAGTTGTGCATCCTGAAGAAACCTGTGTTCTGAATGGAAAATTTGTTTCTCTAAAAGTCACATTCCTACTGACAAAGAATTGCCTAGAAGCTAAGTCCACCAAGATTTAACCTTTCTGTGTTTCTAAAAAAGCAAGTAATACTGCTGGTTTAGACCTTTGTGCAAACTTATCTCCCTTGACCAAGTTAGTTGCATAGCAGAGACAACCTAGTATTCTAAGGTGACTTAGCTTGGCCATTTTTGTGATACAATTGTTCATATGGTGTGCTACCTAATAAAATAGTAGAGGGCAACCTGTTTATCAAGTACACTGCTGCCTTTACACACATGCCCCAGTATCTGAGAGGAATAGATGCTTGAAATTTTAAGGCTCTAGCGGTATCAAGGATGTGTCTATGTTTCCTCTCTACAACACCATTCTGTTGTGGAGTGTAGGGACAACTACTTTGATGAATGATCCCTAGTTTAGTGAATAGTTCAGTGCATTGTGAGTTGAAAAACTGAGTTCCATTATCTGACCTCACTATCCTGATCATAGTGTTAAACTGGGTTTTTATCATTGCCACATACTGTTTTAACACCACAATTACTTCAGATTTCAGCTGCAACAAATAGATCTATGTATATCTAGTATGATCATCCACAATAATGAGAAAGTAATACTTTTTATCAAACGTAGGAACTTTATAAGGTCCCCAAAGATCCATGTGTACAAGATGAAATGGAGCTTCAGCTCTAGAAGAACTGAGTGGAAACTGCAGTCTAGTTTGTTTTGCCAAAGGACATATATGGAATTTATTCTGTACTCTGTTATTAATACTGTCATAAAGCTCTACTATATTCTTCATAGTTGCTAATGAAGGATGTCCCAGCCTCATATACCACAGACTGTCCCTTCTTGCATTCTCTGCTGCATGTACTGCCTTTATTCTTTTAATTAGTTCATCATCATCTGAATCACTTCTTAGAACATATAATCCTTCATTCTCTCTACCAATTCCCTGTACCCTACCACTGTAAAGGTcatgaaatacaacaaaatcaggAAAAAACTACATGGAACAGGACAAATATTTGGTTACTTTTGACACTGACAGTAAGTTGAATTTAAAGTTAGGCACATAAAGCACATTGCTAATGGTCTCCCCATTGAACAATTTTGCACTACCAACATGTGTGATATCTGCTTGTCCTCCTGTTGGCAAGTGAACTCTGTCTGTACTTGTTTTGATAGTGTGATTACTTTCATTCAACAGATCTAAGCTAGAGGTGATATGGTGAGTAGCTCCTGAATCTACAATCCATTCCCTTTATTGTTTGAAATTAGACATTAGACAAGTGACAATACCTGCCATGTTAGCTTGATGATCTCCAGAATCTTTGTTCAGCAATTCTCCCTCTAGCACTGATCACATCCTATAACCTTCATACTCATCTTTTATATTTACAGAATTTGGGGCAATTTTAGAAGAACTAATTATCACATTGCCACTAGATACATAAAATGTGAAGAAGAATCGAACATTGATGAGATCGTAGTATCAAAATAGTTTTCTTTCAATTCTCCAATTGGGTTGTTGATCTTcatataaaaatgaatttttggtgtatttaacTTGGTTCTTATTACGTTCCAATATGGTTTGAGTGTGAAATATGTTCAAATTGAATCCATGTGGCTTCCCCAACTCAAACTACACATTTGCATAATAAATTTTCCTGCTTTTGTCCTTTTGATCAATTTTTGCTTGTAGTATAtgatgaataaaaatgataatggTGGAGTTGGACTGTAGTTTCCATTCTTATTAGTTGACCGTGACCTTTTTGGTGGTTCAAAAATAATGGGAATAGTGAGTACAATAGTGGAGGTGGGCAAGATGATGTTGGAGCTAGTGTTATGGTAGCGAAGGGATGGAAGAAGATTGGAGATGgtagaaggagaaagagaaatagaaaatattaaattaaaaatccGACACATCCCAAGCTCACAAAGGAGGTGAGTTGCACTCACTTTGACATGTCAACAATTTGTGTCCAATTAATACATTTTTATTTGAGTTTAGGTGTTCAATAGGAACAAGGTTTAGTTTAAGTGCCCAAATGAAAAAATGGACAAGTTTAAGGGGCAACATATGTATTCAGCCTAGTTATAATTACAATATGCCGCACATATCCATGGATATGATGTCATTTTTGTTGCTTCTCGCGTAGATTAAATATAAACATGTATAAACTAGTTAGAACCTTGTGCAAGCATATGCTGCCATAGACAGGTAAGAAAGAATCGAGTATTTGTATTTAATTTATGTTGGTATATTGTTAACAAATTATTAGCTTATGTTTCTTGGGCGTTGGTGGTCTTTAAATGCAAACCAAGTAACAAGATTATATATATCTAATTAAAATTTGATTGTTCATTTTAACCTTAACAAATAAGTCATTACGACATGATCCACATTGATCATTCGCAAAAAGTTGTACTTTATTCTTAGTATTTATTCAGAGCTTTAtttcaataacattgaaattatttTACAAAACTATGTACTACATGACCAAATACtactaaaaaaaattagaattagcTATGAATTTTGTTGCTAAATTGCTCGTAATAAATAGTTTTTTTAAATAATCTACTATTAATCTGTCGCTAAGTAGGATTAATAACGAATTTTTCGGTTTAGCTACAATATTGTCCAATATTAATTCTTATTTTTAATTGTGAAACATACACTTGCAATGCATGTGCACAAAAAACTAATTTATTTTAAACGTGGGATCTGTGCTTAGGCTAAAAGAAGGGTATAAATACTTATCTTATGGATTTAAAAAAAGGACTTTTGGCCGCACTCTAACATAGGCAGctagaaagagagaaaagaagcaTATGGCTCCAAGTTTCAAGGGAGAGTGAAGATTTTTCGAGAGTTTATTCTTGACTTTATTTTATCTTCTCTTTTATTATCTTCAATCATGGAAATAACCTTCCTCGTTTATGTCACAATTTGAAGTTTTCTTAAATAGAGATCAAGCAATGATAAAATGCATTGAATATCCTAATCGTCGTGTGttgtataatttttatactaTCTTTGACAAGTACGAGCTTTAGTTTTTATATACTAGGTTTGTGCTTGTCGAATGGCAGCAACATTCTCTTGACCAATGTCTTTATTGAGTTTTGGGTGATATCCAACACTTCTGTTGTGGTCATCATGGCCAATCGGATGGCAGCACGACTTC is from Nicotiana tabacum cultivar K326 chromosome 18, ASM71507v2, whole genome shotgun sequence and encodes:
- the LOC142172522 gene encoding uncharacterized protein LOC142172522, with translation MADSGATHHITSSLDLLNESNHTIKTSTDRVHLPTGGQADITHVGSAKLFNGETISNVLYVPNFKFNLLGRVQGIGRENEGLYVLRSDSDDDELIKRIKAVHAAENARRDSLWYMRLGHPSLATMKNIVELYDSINNRVQNKFHICPLAKQTRLQFPLSSSRAEAPFHLLKSEVIVVLKQYVAMIKTQFNTMIRIVRSDNGTQFFNSQCTELFTKLGIIHQSSCPYTPQQNGVVERKHRHILDTARALKFQASIPLRYWGMCVKAAVYLINRTQVSSGCTTPPDTIFMDAILLHPLQDTTAASDIDGPSEVREEEATYVQDSIVPDSEDNETPEVETSIPEDDTENNEDISAADNTPSAPTNVPTETENFREAVKDPKWIEAMKQEITAFEENKTSIIALAASKNWELFQMVVYNTFLQGDLCEEVYMEMSEGFTQRNHDYSLFTMKKGEDVVIILVYVDDLLITGSSKELVNIAKKMELSGTKPYATPLEANQKLTTMEYDKAVSAIDDLPLQDVCAYQRLLGKLLYVTITRPDISYTV